In Pyrus communis chromosome 1, drPyrComm1.1, whole genome shotgun sequence, the following are encoded in one genomic region:
- the LOC137741179 gene encoding secreted RxLR effector protein 161-like, whose protein sequence is MEDKPCTSLVESLMYAQVCTRLDISVLGRFQSDTGEAHWNGAKRVLRYLQRTKEHILIYRKTDKLVLEEYSDSYFAGCPDDLNSTSGYIFTMACGAGSWRSVKQATVALPWWLNIYHVVKLSIKLYG, encoded by the coding sequence ATGGAAGACAAACCATGTACCTCTCTTGTTGAAAGCTTGATGTATGCACAAGTGTGCACAAGACTTGATATCAGTGTTCTTGGGAGGTTTCAATCTGACACAGGGGAGGCTCACTGGAATGGAGCCAAGAGGGTATTGAGGTACCTTCAAAGAACCAAGGAACATATACTTATTTACAGGAAAACTGATAAGCTTGTGTTAGAAGAGTATAGTGATTCATATTTTGCTGGATGTCCAGATGACCTTAATTCTACTTCGGGTTATATTTTCACTATGGCATGTGGTGCAGGTTCGTGGAGAAGTGTGAAGCAGGCAACAGTGGCTCTACCATGGTGGCTGAATATCTATCATGTTGTGAAACTGTCAATCAAGCTATatggttga